One Lycium barbarum isolate Lr01 chromosome 5, ASM1917538v2, whole genome shotgun sequence genomic window carries:
- the LOC132640601 gene encoding mitochondrial import receptor subunit TOM7-1-like, translating to MTSKVMLKAKGKNPKKPAADEDAGAVAAVSSFVKEWGTWTAKKAKVITHYGFIPLVIILGMNSEPKPSLSQLLSPV from the coding sequence ATGACATCCAAGGTGATGCTGAAGGCGAAGGGAAAGAACCCTAAGAAGCCCGCCGCCGATGAGGACGCTGGAGCTGTGGCGGCAGTGTCAAGTTTCGTCAAGGAGTGGGGCACATGGACTGCCAAAAAAGCCAAAGTAATAACCCACTATGGCTTCATCCCACTTGTCATCATTCTCGGCATGAACTCTGAACCCAAGCCCTCACTCTCCCAGCTTCTCAGCCCCgtctga